In one window of Pseudopipra pipra isolate bDixPip1 chromosome 27, bDixPip1.hap1, whole genome shotgun sequence DNA:
- the LOC135403540 gene encoding complement factor D-like, giving the protein MGLSPAPVLALVLLLLGATVNGQPRGRILGGYEARPHLKPFMASLQLDGQHVCGGFLVAEQWVLSAAHCTEETGDKLFQVLLGAHSLTEQEPHKRLYRVRAQFPHPGSNKHNNKDDLLLLQLEEKAELNSDVQVLPFQREDRDVAPDTVCEVAGWGITSHSGRRPDRLQQVERPVISRDVCNHRTRHDGTITNNMMCTDSRRRDTCKGDSGGPLVCGGVAEAVVTAGSRVCGNYKKPAIYTRLAPYAAWIDGVMASADGEGDTR; this is encoded by the exons ATGGGGCTGAGTCCTGCTCCCGTCCTTgctcttgtgctgctgctgcttggggCCACAGTGAACG GGCAGCCTCGGGGACGGATCCTGGGGGGCTACGAGGCCAGGCCCCACCTGAAGCCGTTCATGGCCTCTCTGCAGCTGGACGGGCAGCACGTCTGTGGGGGCTTCCTCGTGGCCGAGCAGTGGGTGCTGAGCGCTGCCCACTGCACCGAGGAGAC GGGTGACAAACTcttccaggtgctgctgggTGCACACTCGCTCACGGAGCAGGAGCCCCACAAACGCCTGTACCGGGTGCGTGCCCAGTTCCCCCACCCCGGCAGCAACAAGCACAACAACAAGGAcgacctcctcctcctccag CTGGAGGAGAAAGCGGAGCTGAACTCGGACGTGCAGGTGCTGCCGTTCCAGCGGGAGGACAGGGACGTGGCGCCCGACACGGTGTGCGAGGTGGCAGGATGGGGCATCACCAGCCACAGCGGGAGGAGGCCCGACAGGctgcagcaggtggagagaccCGTGATCAGCCGCGACGTCTGCAACCACCGCACGCGCCACGACGGCACCATCACCAACAACATGATGTGCACCGACTCCCGCAGGAGGGACACCTGCAAG GGGGACTCTGGTGGCCCCCTGGTCTGTGGAGGGGTGGCCGAGGCAGTGGTCACCGCCGGCTCCCGCGTCTGCGGCAACTACAAGAAACCGGCCATCTACACCCGCCTGGCCCCGTACGCCGCCTGGATCGACGGCGTCATGGCCTCCGCCGACGGGGAGGGGGACACTCGCTGA